A genomic window from Streptomyces sp. NBC_01429 includes:
- the rnc gene encoding ribonuclease III, protein MSELSHAKKQTDNVSTASSHTLLEGRLGYQLETALLVRALTHRSFAYENGGLPTNERLEFLGDSVLGLVVTDTLYRIHPDLPEGQLAKLRAAVVNSRALAEVGRGLELGSFIRLGRGEEGTGGRDKASILADTLEAVIGAVYLDQGLDAASELVHRLFDPLIDRSSNLGAGLDWKTSLQELTAAESLGVPEYLVTETGPDHEKTFTAAARVGGVSYGTGTGRSKKEAEQQAAESAWRAIRTAADERKAAGGSAAEAKAGTEADADTSSVPAEQAPPDSGPADRTPVDQADA, encoded by the coding sequence ATGTCTGAACTGTCCCATGCCAAGAAGCAGACAGACAATGTCAGCACAGCCTCGTCCCACACGCTTCTGGAAGGGCGGCTCGGGTATCAGCTCGAGACCGCCCTTCTGGTACGTGCGCTGACCCATCGCTCGTTCGCGTACGAGAACGGCGGTCTGCCCACCAACGAGCGGCTCGAATTCCTCGGGGATTCGGTGCTCGGCCTGGTGGTCACGGACACGCTGTACCGGATCCACCCCGATCTGCCTGAAGGCCAGCTGGCCAAATTGCGGGCCGCGGTGGTCAATTCACGTGCGCTGGCGGAAGTGGGCCGCGGCCTCGAACTCGGCTCCTTCATCCGGCTCGGCCGGGGCGAAGAGGGCACGGGCGGCCGGGACAAGGCGTCCATCCTCGCCGACACCCTTGAAGCGGTGATCGGCGCCGTCTATCTGGACCAGGGCCTCGACGCGGCGTCCGAGCTGGTACACCGGCTCTTCGACCCGCTGATCGACAGGTCCTCGAATCTCGGGGCGGGCCTGGACTGGAAGACCAGTCTCCAGGAACTCACCGCGGCGGAGAGTCTCGGCGTGCCCGAGTATCTCGTCACGGAGACGGGACCCGACCACGAGAAGACCTTCACCGCTGCCGCCCGCGTCGGTGGTGTCTCGTACGGCACCGGCACCGGCCGCAGCAAGAAGGAAGCGGAGCAGCAGGCGGCGGAGTCCGCCTGGCGGGCCATCCGGACCGCCGCGGACGAGCGGAAGGCCGCGGGCGGGTCCGCGGCCGAAGCGAAGGCCGGTACCGAAGCGGACGCCGACACCTCTTCGGTTCCCGCCGAGCAGGCTCCGCCGGACTCCGGTCCCGCGGACCGGACCCCGGTGGATCAGGCCGACGCCTGA
- the rpmF gene encoding 50S ribosomal protein L32 → MAVPKRKMSRSNTRHRRSQWKAAVPNLVSCERCQEPKLQHIACPSCGTYNKRQVLEV, encoded by the coding sequence GTGGCTGTTCCGAAGCGGAAGATGTCGCGCAGCAACACGCGCCACCGCCGGTCGCAGTGGAAGGCTGCGGTCCCCAACCTGGTTTCGTGTGAGCGTTGCCAGGAGCCGAAGCTCCAGCACATCGCGTGCCCGAGCTGCGGCACCTATAACAAGCGCCAGGTCCTCGAGGTCTGA
- a CDS encoding YceD family protein, producing MNARLDHLNPLVFDTHELGRRPGALRKVTRSVPAPKDFGIAGVIGAPEGAPVELNLRLESVMEGVLVTGTADATAEGECVRCLEPLSQEVAADFQEMFSYHESDSRGRVRAEPADDAEEENEDRLYIEDGLFDLEPVLRDAVVLALPMQPVCRETCAGLCSTCGIRLDENPDHHHDAVDIRWAALQGLAETVKDGEKDNMGGAEAGVDEKQEK from the coding sequence CTGAACGCGCGCCTCGACCACCTCAACCCCCTCGTGTTCGACACGCACGAGCTGGGGCGGCGTCCTGGTGCGCTCAGGAAAGTGACCCGCTCGGTGCCCGCCCCCAAGGACTTCGGTATCGCGGGGGTGATCGGCGCTCCCGAGGGCGCGCCCGTGGAGCTGAACCTCCGCCTCGAATCCGTCATGGAGGGGGTGCTCGTCACGGGCACCGCCGATGCGACGGCCGAGGGGGAGTGCGTAAGGTGTCTGGAGCCGCTCAGCCAAGAAGTGGCGGCGGACTTCCAGGAGATGTTCTCGTACCACGAGTCCGACAGCCGGGGCCGCGTCCGCGCGGAGCCGGCCGACGACGCCGAGGAGGAGAACGAGGACAGGCTCTACATCGAGGACGGCCTGTTCGACCTCGAACCCGTGCTGCGTGACGCGGTGGTGCTCGCACTGCCGATGCAGCCGGTGTGCCGGGAGACCTGCGCCGGTCTGTGTTCCACATGTGGGATCAGGCTGGACGAGAACCCGGACCACCACCATGACGCCGTCGACATCCGTTGGGCGGCACTGCAGGGACTCGCCGAGACCGTCAAGGACGGCGAGAAGGACAACATGGGCGGCGCCGAAGCGGGCGTCGACGAGAAGCAGGAGAAGTAG
- a CDS encoding ATP synthase F0 subunit B: MDVQKKLDEIVDTVGSARSMPMSASCVVNRAELLALLEEVREALPGSLAQAQELLGGQEQLAEQARQEADRIIESAHAQRSTLISDTAVARQSQEEADRILADARRDAEEIRAEADDYVDSKLANFEVVLTKTIGSVDRGRDKLLGRSPGGAAGYGEDDDAPEYSADPETLIRRADEYVDAKIGAFEAVLSKTLEAVGRGRQKLHGRTDSDELGAHMAAQDAAGPQGRTSDADYLADLAGTPRESLRAPARTPAPAEEPPAPLQQPYADPGYAQPGTGYQDPAYAPAEPGYQDPAYAAAADAGGYPGYQQQDAYGYQQQDPYAYQQQEYGQIPAQNQGYDPNYGWQQQPGAQAQPPMPALPPALPPAPHSGPSQGADQQSALDETSLFDTSMIDIDQLRRYEQGL; this comes from the coding sequence GTGGACGTGCAGAAGAAGCTCGACGAGATCGTCGACACGGTCGGCAGCGCCCGTTCCATGCCCATGTCGGCGTCCTGCGTGGTGAACCGCGCCGAGCTGCTCGCGCTGCTCGAAGAGGTGCGGGAGGCGCTCCCCGGGTCGCTCGCCCAGGCCCAGGAGCTGCTCGGCGGCCAGGAACAGCTGGCCGAGCAGGCCCGCCAGGAGGCCGACCGGATCATCGAGAGCGCGCACGCCCAGCGCTCCACCCTGATCTCCGACACCGCCGTCGCCCGCCAGTCCCAGGAGGAGGCCGACCGCATCCTCGCCGACGCCCGAAGGGACGCCGAGGAGATCCGCGCCGAGGCCGACGACTACGTCGACTCCAAGCTCGCCAACTTCGAGGTCGTCCTCACCAAGACCATCGGCTCCGTCGACCGGGGCCGGGACAAGCTGCTCGGCCGCTCCCCGGGCGGCGCGGCCGGATACGGCGAGGACGACGACGCCCCCGAGTACAGCGCCGACCCCGAGACCCTGATCCGGCGGGCCGACGAGTACGTGGACGCCAAGATCGGCGCCTTCGAGGCCGTCCTCTCCAAGACGCTCGAAGCCGTCGGCCGAGGCCGGCAGAAGCTGCACGGCCGGACGGACTCGGACGAACTCGGCGCGCACATGGCCGCCCAGGACGCCGCGGGCCCGCAGGGGCGCACCAGCGACGCCGACTACCTCGCCGACCTCGCCGGGACCCCCCGGGAGTCCCTCCGCGCGCCGGCGCGCACGCCGGCTCCGGCCGAGGAGCCCCCGGCGCCCCTCCAGCAGCCGTACGCCGACCCCGGCTACGCGCAGCCGGGCACCGGCTACCAGGACCCCGCCTACGCCCCGGCGGAGCCCGGCTACCAGGACCCCGCGTACGCGGCAGCCGCCGACGCCGGCGGATACCCCGGGTATCAGCAGCAGGACGCGTACGGCTACCAGCAGCAGGACCCCTACGCGTACCAGCAGCAGGAGTACGGGCAGATCCCGGCGCAGAACCAGGGCTACGACCCGAACTACGGCTGGCAGCAGCAGCCCGGCGCCCAGGCGCAGCCCCCGATGCCCGCGCTGCCCCCGGCCCTGCCCCCCGCGCCGCACTCGGGTCCGTCCCAGGGCGCCGACCAGCAGAGCGCGCTGGACGAGACCAGCCTCTTCGACACCAGCATGATCGACATCGACCAGCTGCGCCGGTACGAACAAGGTCTCTGA
- the coaD gene encoding pantetheine-phosphate adenylyltransferase: MRRAVCPGSFDPITNGHLDIIARASKLYDVVHVAVMINQSKKGLFSIEERIELIREVTAEFGNVEVESFHGLLVDFCKQRDIPAIVKGLRAVSDFDYELQMAQMNNGLSGVETLFVPTNPTYSFLSSSLVKEVATWGGDVSHLLPPAVHAAVIERLGRH, encoded by the coding sequence TTGCGCCGCGCCGTCTGTCCGGGGTCCTTCGACCCCATCACCAATGGACATCTCGACATCATCGCCCGCGCCTCCAAGCTGTACGACGTCGTACACGTGGCGGTGATGATCAACCAGTCCAAGAAGGGACTGTTCTCCATCGAGGAGCGGATCGAGCTGATCCGCGAAGTGACGGCCGAGTTCGGCAATGTCGAGGTCGAGTCCTTCCACGGTCTGCTCGTCGACTTCTGCAAGCAGCGCGACATCCCGGCCATCGTCAAGGGCCTGCGCGCCGTCAGCGACTTCGACTACGAACTCCAGATGGCCCAGATGAACAACGGGCTCTCGGGCGTCGAGACGCTGTTCGTGCCCACCAACCCCACATACAGCTTCCTGTCCTCCTCACTGGTCAAGGAAGTCGCCACCTGGGGCGGCGACGTCTCCCATCTGCTGCCTCCGGCGGTCCACGCGGCCGTCATAGAGCGGCTCGGCAGACACTGA
- the rsmD gene encoding 16S rRNA (guanine(966)-N(2))-methyltransferase RsmD: protein MTRVIAGAAGGRRLAVPPGTGTRPTSDRAREGLFSSWESLLGTLEGRRIADLYAGSGAVGLEALSRGAAHALLVEADARAARTVRDNVRTLGLPGAEVRTAKAAQTVAGPPPGTPYDLVFLDPPYAVTDDDLREILLTLRTGGWLSADAVATVERSTRGGEFGWPEGFEPLRSRRYGEGTLWYGRAASMCEDAR from the coding sequence ATGACCCGCGTGATCGCCGGTGCCGCCGGCGGACGCCGTCTCGCCGTACCGCCCGGTACCGGTACCCGCCCCACCTCCGACCGCGCCCGCGAGGGCCTCTTCTCCAGCTGGGAGTCGCTCCTCGGCACCCTGGAGGGCCGCCGGATCGCCGATCTGTACGCGGGCTCCGGCGCCGTCGGCCTTGAGGCGCTCTCGCGCGGCGCCGCGCACGCGCTGCTGGTGGAGGCCGACGCCCGCGCCGCCCGTACCGTCCGGGACAACGTGCGGACGCTCGGGCTGCCCGGCGCCGAGGTCCGTACCGCCAAGGCGGCGCAGACCGTCGCGGGACCGCCCCCGGGGACCCCGTACGACCTGGTCTTCCTGGACCCGCCGTACGCCGTCACCGATGACGATCTACGGGAGATCCTCCTCACACTCCGCACCGGGGGCTGGCTCAGCGCCGATGCGGTCGCCACCGTGGAACGCAGCACCAGAGGCGGGGAATTCGGCTGGCCGGAAGGGTTCGAGCCACTGCGCTCCCGTCGCTACGGCGAGGGAACGCTTTGGTACGGTCGCGCCGCCTCTATGTGCGAAGACGCACGATGA
- the recG gene encoding ATP-dependent DNA helicase RecG: protein MDRVSALDEPLKKTLGPATAKVMAEHLGLHTVGDLLHHYPRRYEERGQLTTLADLPLDEDVTVVAQVADSRVLTFNHGRGQRLEITLTDGSGRLQLVFFGRGLHKPQKDLPPGSRGMFAGKVSVFNRKLQLAHPTYVPLGRDDGEEAVDSFAGRLIPIYPACKGLESWKITKAVDAVLPRAVEAVDPLPPALREGRGFVPLPEALLKIHRPETRADIESARDRLKWDEAFVLQVALARRRYADAQLPAVARTPVADGILDAFDATLPFTLTEGQRKVTAEIFADLATEHPMHRLLQGEVGSGKTLVALRAMLAVVDAGGQAAMLAPTEVLAQQHHRSITEMMGGLAGGGMLGGAENATKVVLLTGSMGTAARRQALLDLVTGEAGIVIGTHALIEDKVRFHDLGLVVVDEQHRFGVEQRDALRSKGKQPPHLLVMTATPIPRTVAMTVFGDLETSVLDQLPAGRSPIASHVVPAQDKPHFLARAWERVREEVGKGHQAYVVCPRIGDDEDEKAKKKAKADDAEKRPPLAVLEVAEQLAKGPLTGLRVEVLHGRMQPDDKDAAMRRFGAGEVDVLVATTVIEVGVNVPNATAMVIMDADRFGVSQLHQLRGRVGRGSAPGLCLLVTDAPEASPARARLGAVATTLDGFELSRIDLEQRREGDVLGQAQSGVRSSLRMLAVIEDEEIIAAAREEAVAVVAADPELADSPELRTALDALLDAEREQFLDKG, encoded by the coding sequence ATGGACCGCGTGTCCGCGCTGGATGAACCTCTCAAGAAGACGCTCGGCCCCGCCACCGCGAAGGTGATGGCCGAACACCTCGGCCTGCACACGGTCGGCGACCTGCTGCACCACTACCCCCGGCGGTACGAGGAGCGCGGCCAGCTCACCACGCTCGCCGACCTCCCGCTGGACGAGGACGTCACCGTGGTCGCGCAGGTCGCCGACTCCCGCGTGCTGACGTTCAACCACGGGCGCGGCCAGCGGCTGGAGATCACCCTCACCGACGGCAGCGGCCGGCTCCAACTGGTCTTCTTCGGCAGGGGACTCCACAAGCCGCAGAAGGATCTGCCGCCCGGCAGCCGGGGGATGTTCGCGGGCAAGGTCTCCGTCTTCAACCGCAAGCTCCAGCTCGCGCACCCCACCTACGTACCGCTGGGCAGGGACGACGGGGAGGAGGCCGTCGACTCCTTCGCGGGCCGGCTGATCCCGATCTACCCGGCCTGCAAGGGACTGGAGTCCTGGAAGATCACCAAAGCGGTCGACGCGGTGCTCCCCAGGGCCGTCGAGGCCGTCGACCCGCTGCCGCCCGCGCTGCGCGAGGGGCGCGGATTCGTCCCGCTGCCCGAGGCGCTGCTCAAGATCCACCGGCCGGAGACCAGGGCCGACATCGAATCCGCCAGGGACCGCCTGAAGTGGGACGAGGCGTTCGTCCTCCAGGTCGCCCTGGCCCGGCGCCGGTACGCGGACGCGCAGCTCCCGGCCGTGGCCCGGACCCCGGTGGCGGACGGGATCCTCGACGCCTTCGACGCCACCCTGCCGTTCACCCTCACCGAAGGGCAGCGGAAGGTCACCGCCGAGATCTTCGCCGACCTCGCCACCGAACACCCCATGCACCGGCTGCTCCAGGGCGAGGTCGGCTCGGGAAAGACGCTCGTCGCGCTGCGCGCGATGCTCGCCGTCGTGGACGCGGGCGGCCAGGCCGCCATGCTGGCGCCCACCGAGGTCCTCGCCCAGCAGCACCACCGTTCCATCACCGAGATGATGGGCGGGCTGGCCGGGGGAGGGATGCTCGGGGGAGCGGAGAACGCGACCAAGGTCGTGCTGCTCACCGGCTCCATGGGCACGGCCGCGCGGCGTCAGGCGCTGCTCGACCTGGTCACCGGCGAGGCCGGGATCGTGATCGGTACGCACGCGCTGATCGAGGACAAGGTGCGCTTCCACGATCTGGGACTGGTCGTCGTCGACGAGCAGCACCGCTTCGGGGTGGAGCAGCGCGACGCGCTGCGCTCCAAGGGCAAACAGCCCCCGCACCTGCTGGTCATGACCGCCACGCCCATTCCGCGTACGGTCGCGATGACCGTCTTCGGCGACCTGGAGACGTCCGTCCTGGACCAGCTCCCGGCGGGCCGCTCACCGATCGCCAGCCATGTCGTCCCGGCCCAGGACAAGCCGCACTTCCTGGCCCGCGCCTGGGAGCGGGTCCGCGAGGAGGTCGGCAAGGGCCACCAGGCGTATGTCGTCTGCCCCCGGATCGGTGACGACGAGGACGAGAAGGCGAAGAAGAAGGCCAAGGCGGACGACGCGGAGAAGCGCCCGCCGCTCGCCGTGCTGGAGGTCGCGGAGCAGCTGGCCAAGGGGCCGCTGACGGGGCTGCGCGTCGAGGTGCTGCACGGCCGGATGCAGCCCGACGACAAGGACGCAGCGATGCGCCGCTTCGGCGCGGGCGAGGTGGACGTCCTCGTCGCGACCACCGTCATCGAGGTCGGGGTGAACGTGCCCAACGCCACCGCGATGGTGATCATGGACGCGGACCGGTTCGGCGTCTCCCAGCTGCACCAGCTGCGCGGCCGGGTCGGCCGGGGCTCGGCGCCCGGCCTGTGTCTGCTGGTCACCGACGCGCCGGAGGCGAGCCCGGCCAGGGCCAGGCTCGGCGCGGTCGCCACCACGCTCGACGGCTTCGAGCTGTCCCGTATCGACCTCGAACAGCGCCGCGAGGGTGACGTCCTGGGCCAGGCGCAGTCCGGGGTGCGCTCCAGCCTGCGGATGCTCGCCGTCATCGAGGACGAGGAGATCATCGCCGCCGCCCGCGAGGAGGCCGTCGCGGTGGTCGCGGCCGATCCCGAGCTGGCGGACAGCCCGGAGCTGCGTACGGCGCTGGACGCGCTGCTGGACGCGGAGCGCGAGCAGTTCCTCGACAAGGGCTGA
- a CDS encoding DAK2 domain-containing protein: MPQTLDAAAVRSWCSLALDALGREREEIDAINVYPVADGDTGTNLYLTVESAAQAVEAVFAAHATRATEPTPGDAVRAMAHGALIGARGNSGTILAQLLRGMAEVLAPPAPGDGDHAARLAPALRRAAELARAAVAHPVEGTILSVASAAADAAEAAEAGAGGRTADGGATVRAAYAGARAALAATPDQLAVLGRAGVVDAGGRGLLAVLGALVRALTGEVPAALPAGHRRHEDPATVAPGAGAGEDGRPAFEVIYLLEAGEAAVTRLRERLDRLGDSLVVVGGDGLWNVHVHVDDAGAAVEAGVEAGRPYRIRITHFGAAAHPPEQVQRAVVAVVPGEGLAGLCAEAGATTVLARPGEPPASGELVEAIRRAHAREVVLLPNDAALRHTAAAAAEQARTEGVRVALIPTRAAVQGIAALAVHQPDRRFDEDVVAMTTAAGATRYAELAVAERQSWTMAGICQAGDVLGLIEGDVAVIGADLAATAEAVLTRMLAAGGELVTLVLGEDVPDALADRLERYVREGHLAVDTVVYRGGRQSVPLLVGVE; the protein is encoded by the coding sequence GTGCCGCAGACCCTCGATGCCGCAGCGGTGCGGAGCTGGTGCTCACTGGCGCTGGACGCCCTCGGCCGGGAACGCGAGGAGATCGACGCGATCAACGTCTATCCGGTCGCGGACGGTGACACCGGCACCAATCTCTATCTGACCGTGGAGTCCGCCGCACAGGCCGTGGAAGCCGTCTTCGCCGCGCACGCGACGCGCGCCACCGAGCCCACGCCCGGCGACGCCGTACGGGCCATGGCGCACGGCGCGCTGATCGGGGCCCGGGGGAACTCGGGCACCATCCTGGCCCAGCTGCTGCGCGGGATGGCCGAGGTGCTCGCGCCGCCCGCGCCCGGTGACGGGGATCACGCCGCGCGGCTCGCCCCGGCGCTGCGGCGGGCCGCCGAACTGGCCCGCGCCGCCGTCGCCCATCCCGTCGAGGGGACGATCCTCAGCGTCGCCTCGGCGGCGGCGGACGCCGCCGAGGCCGCTGAGGCGGGGGCGGGCGGTAGGACGGCCGACGGAGGCGCCACCGTGCGCGCCGCGTACGCCGGGGCACGCGCCGCGCTCGCCGCCACCCCGGACCAGCTGGCCGTACTCGGCCGCGCGGGCGTCGTGGACGCGGGCGGGCGCGGGCTGCTCGCCGTGCTCGGCGCGCTCGTACGGGCCCTCACGGGCGAGGTGCCCGCGGCCCTGCCTGCCGGCCACCGGCGCCACGAGGACCCCGCGACGGTCGCCCCGGGGGCCGGCGCAGGGGAGGACGGCCGGCCCGCGTTCGAGGTGATCTACCTGCTGGAGGCCGGGGAAGCCGCCGTCACGCGCCTGCGGGAGCGCCTCGACCGGCTCGGCGACTCCCTGGTCGTCGTCGGCGGTGACGGGCTGTGGAACGTCCACGTCCATGTCGACGACGCGGGCGCCGCCGTCGAGGCGGGCGTCGAGGCGGGACGCCCGTACCGCATCCGCATCACCCACTTCGGCGCCGCCGCACACCCTCCCGAGCAGGTCCAGCGGGCCGTCGTCGCGGTGGTCCCCGGCGAGGGGCTCGCCGGGCTGTGCGCCGAGGCCGGCGCGACCACGGTCCTCGCGCGCCCCGGGGAGCCGCCCGCCAGCGGAGAGCTGGTCGAGGCCATCCGGCGCGCCCACGCGCGCGAAGTGGTCCTCCTGCCCAACGACGCCGCGCTGCGCCACACCGCCGCGGCGGCGGCCGAACAGGCGCGTACCGAAGGGGTACGGGTCGCCCTGATCCCCACCCGGGCCGCCGTCCAGGGCATCGCCGCGCTCGCCGTGCACCAGCCGGACCGGCGCTTCGACGAGGACGTGGTCGCCATGACCACCGCCGCCGGAGCCACCCGCTACGCCGAACTGGCCGTCGCCGAACGGCAGTCCTGGACGATGGCGGGCATCTGCCAGGCCGGCGACGTCCTGGGGCTGATCGAGGGCGACGTGGCGGTGATCGGCGCCGACCTCGCCGCCACCGCCGAGGCGGTCCTCACCCGGATGCTGGCGGCCGGCGGCGAGCTGGTCACCCTGGTGCTCGGCGAGGACGTGCCGGACGCGCTGGCCGACCGGCTGGAGCGGTACGTACGCGAGGGCCACCTCGCCGTCGACACCGTCGTGTACCGGGGCGGCAGACAGTCCGTACCGCTGCTCGTCGGCGTCGAGTAG
- the rpmB gene encoding 50S ribosomal protein L28: MAANCDVCGKGPGFGNSISHSHRRTSRRWNPNIQRVRAVVGRTPKRLNVCTSCIKAGKVSR; encoded by the coding sequence GTGGCTGCCAACTGCGACGTCTGTGGCAAGGGGCCGGGCTTCGGCAACAGCATTTCCCACTCGCACCGCCGTACGTCCCGTCGCTGGAACCCGAACATCCAGCGCGTGCGTGCCGTGGTCGGTCGGACGCCGAAGCGGCTCAACGTCTGCACCTCGTGCATCAAGGCCGGCAAGGTCTCGCGCTGA
- the thiD gene encoding bifunctional hydroxymethylpyrimidine kinase/phosphomethylpyrimidine kinase yields MPISASSASSARERSSWVPPRVLTVAGSDSGGGAGIQADLKTMLAFGVHGMSVLTAVTAQNSLGVRGAWELPVEAVRAQYRAVVDDIGVQAVKTGMLSSAGLVSAVSELLAGTGAPVVVDPVGVSKHGDPLLAASALETVRTELMPVATVATPNLDEVAQLTGVRVTDEAGMRRAAGAVIEFGPRWALIKGGHLPGDAVDLLWDGTEEHWLRAPRHDNRHTHGTGCTFAAAIAAGLGGGQDVVEAVVAAKEYVTGAIAGGFALGGGIGPVDHAWRTRA; encoded by the coding sequence ATGCCGATATCCGCCTCGTCCGCGTCCTCCGCACGGGAGCGCTCCTCGTGGGTGCCTCCCCGTGTCCTCACCGTCGCCGGATCCGACTCCGGCGGCGGTGCGGGCATCCAGGCGGACCTGAAGACCATGCTGGCGTTCGGAGTGCACGGCATGAGCGTGCTCACCGCCGTCACGGCGCAGAACTCCCTGGGGGTACGGGGCGCCTGGGAGCTGCCGGTGGAGGCGGTACGGGCCCAGTACCGCGCGGTCGTGGACGACATCGGCGTCCAGGCCGTGAAGACCGGAATGCTCTCCTCCGCCGGGCTGGTCTCCGCCGTCTCCGAACTCCTCGCCGGGACCGGCGCACCCGTGGTCGTCGACCCGGTCGGCGTCTCCAAGCACGGCGATCCGCTGCTGGCCGCCTCGGCGCTGGAGACCGTACGGACCGAGCTGATGCCGGTCGCGACCGTCGCCACCCCCAACCTGGACGAAGTGGCGCAGCTCACCGGGGTACGGGTCACGGACGAGGCGGGCATGCGGCGCGCGGCCGGGGCCGTAATCGAATTCGGCCCCCGCTGGGCGCTGATCAAGGGCGGTCATCTGCCGGGCGACGCGGTCGACCTGCTCTGGGACGGCACCGAGGAGCACTGGCTGCGCGCCCCGCGCCACGACAACCGGCACACCCACGGCACGGGCTGCACCTTCGCGGCGGCGATCGCCGCCGGACTGGGCGGCGGGCAGGACGTGGTGGAGGCGGTCGTGGCGGCCAAGGAGTATGTGACGGGCGCCATCGCGGGCGGCTTCGCGCTGGGCGGCGGGATCGGCCCGGTGGACCACGCCTGGCGCACGCGCGCCTGA
- a CDS encoding thiamine-phosphate kinase, protein MKGTVGELGEFGLIRELTSRLTTTPAVRLGPGDDAAVVAAPDGRVVASTDLLLEGRHFRRDWSTAYDVGRKAAAQNLADIAAMGAVPTALLLGLVVPAELPVTWPTELMDGIRDECQVAGAAVVGGDVVRGDAITIAITALGDLRDHEPVTRSGARPGDVVAYTGWLGWSAAGHAVLSRGFRSPRAFVEAHRRPEPPYHAGPAAAGLGATAMTDISDGLVADLGHIAEASKVRIDLRSGLIDIPSQMHDIGQAVGIDPLQWVLTGGEDHAIVATFPADAKLPARWKVIGEVLKPSAPPQVTVDGAPWTSKGGWDHFGDADGDR, encoded by the coding sequence GTGAAGGGAACCGTGGGCGAGTTGGGGGAGTTCGGTCTCATCAGAGAACTCACCTCCCGGCTCACCACCACCCCGGCGGTCCGGCTCGGGCCGGGCGACGACGCCGCGGTCGTGGCCGCGCCCGACGGCAGGGTCGTGGCGAGTACGGATCTGCTGCTGGAGGGACGGCACTTCCGGCGTGACTGGTCGACGGCGTACGACGTGGGCCGCAAGGCGGCGGCGCAGAACCTCGCCGACATCGCGGCGATGGGCGCCGTCCCCACCGCGCTGCTGCTCGGCCTGGTCGTCCCGGCCGAACTGCCGGTCACCTGGCCCACCGAGCTGATGGACGGCATCCGGGACGAGTGCCAGGTCGCGGGTGCGGCGGTGGTCGGCGGCGATGTCGTACGCGGTGACGCCATCACCATCGCCATCACCGCGCTCGGTGATCTGCGCGACCACGAACCGGTGACCCGGTCGGGCGCCAGGCCCGGCGATGTCGTCGCGTACACCGGCTGGTTGGGCTGGTCGGCGGCGGGTCACGCGGTGCTCTCGCGCGGCTTCCGCTCGCCGCGTGCCTTCGTCGAGGCGCACCGCAGACCGGAGCCGCCGTACCACGCGGGCCCCGCGGCGGCCGGGCTCGGCGCCACCGCCATGACGGACATCAGCGACGGACTGGTCGCGGATCTCGGTCACATCGCGGAGGCCAGCAAGGTCCGGATCGATCTGCGGTCGGGGCTGATCGACATCCCCTCGCAGATGCACGACATCGGGCAGGCGGTCGGTATCGACCCGCTCCAGTGGGTGCTGACCGGGGGCGAGGACCACGCGATCGTCGCCACGTTCCCGGCGGACGCGAAGCTGCCGGCCCGCTGGAAGGTGATCGGCGAGGTCCTCAAGCCGTCGGCGCCGCCGCAGGTGACGGTCGACGGGGCGCCCTGGACCAGCAAGGGAGGCTGGGACCACTTCGGGGACGCCGACGGGGACCGCTGA
- a CDS encoding Lrp/AsnC family transcriptional regulator has product MVQAYILIQTEVGKATTVAETIAKIPGVIQAEDVTGPYDVIVRAQADTVDELGRMVVARIQRVEGITRTLTCPVVHL; this is encoded by the coding sequence GTGGTACAGGCGTACATCCTTATTCAGACCGAGGTGGGCAAGGCGACGACCGTCGCCGAGACCATCGCGAAGATTCCGGGAGTCATCCAGGCCGAGGACGTCACAGGCCCGTACGACGTGATCGTGCGCGCACAGGCCGACACCGTCGATGAACTGGGGCGCATGGTCGTCGCCAGAATCCAGCGGGTGGAGGGCATCACCCGCACCCTGACCTGCCCGGTGGTGCATCTGTAG
- a CDS encoding DUF3515 domain-containing protein — MTAVALLTAAVGCSTTDGAPSVAAPTPTEKEAALCRALHEELPKTLADLGRNDPRPHSELTAGWGDGAIVLRCGVPRPERMGDPQAQGVEANGVNWMLEERDSGPRFTTTYRETYVEVTMDERFTHDSTPLAPLAGPVGKTIPSSL, encoded by the coding sequence ATGACCGCCGTCGCCCTTCTGACGGCGGCGGTGGGCTGTTCCACCACGGACGGCGCGCCGTCGGTCGCGGCTCCCACCCCCACCGAGAAGGAAGCGGCGCTCTGCCGCGCGCTGCACGAGGAACTGCCGAAGACCCTCGCGGACCTGGGCAGGAACGATCCGCGGCCGCACTCGGAACTGACCGCCGGCTGGGGGGACGGCGCGATCGTCCTGCGGTGCGGTGTCCCCCGGCCGGAGCGGATGGGCGACCCGCAGGCGCAGGGGGTGGAGGCGAACGGCGTCAACTGGATGCTGGAGGAACGGGACTCGGGCCCCCGCTTCACGACGACGTACCGCGAGACGTATGTGGAGGTCACCATGGACGAGCGCTTCACCCATGACTCCACCCCGCTCGCCCCACTGGCCGGGCCCGTCGGGAAGACGATCCCGTCCAGCCTCTAG